The Dunckerocampus dactyliophorus isolate RoL2022-P2 chromosome 13, RoL_Ddac_1.1, whole genome shotgun sequence genome window below encodes:
- the hhipl2 gene encoding HHIP-like protein 2 isoform X3, with the protein MSGLLGAAGLCLRGACAALLRTALLLARKTQSYPNNLVRSLMFMFVMLLTSSVLPVHGHPQCLDFEPPFQPPWHLEFCGQYEEFGCCDQKTDNQIAERYWDIIDQLEVAGHDLCEDSLKEIMCQECSPYAAHLYDAEDPHTPVRELPGLCFDFCSEFHSKCGHVVKYLTGNQLLQDTSERDMSTFCSMVDLSDQDYCYPNVLKSTDLNSNLGQVAKAPGGCLQLCLTEVANGLRNPVLMLHSGDDTHRLFIAEQVGFVWVYLRDGSRLESPFLDMSGEVMTTPWPGDERGLLGMAFHPAYRDNGRFFIYYSIQVNSKLEKVRVSEMRVSVSDMNMADPYSESVILEIEEPAANHNGGQLLFGPDGYLYIFTGDGGKAGDPFGKYGNAQNRSALLGKVLRIDVDGSDVRSRKQYRIPKDNPFLADQDARPEVYAYGVRNMWRCSVDRGDPTSRYGHGRIFCGDVGQNRYEEIDIIVKGGNYGWRAKEGFECYDMKLCHNSSLNDIPPIHAYSHHVGKSVTGGYVYRGCESPNLNGLYIFGDFMSGRIMALEEDKVTGSWKERSVCMGDTKTCSFPGLINHHHKFIISFAEDEAGEMYFLATSYPSAMSPTGTVFKFMDPSSDRDGHQ; encoded by the exons ATGTCAGGACTTCTGGGTGCTGCTGGGCTGTGTCTGCGTGGAGCCTGCGCTGCGCTTTTACGCACAGCTCTACTTCTGGCAAGAAAGACCCAGAGCTATCCTAATAATCTTGTCCGGTCCCTTATGTTCATGTTTGTGATGCTGCTCACCTCCTCGGTTCTGCCGGTGCATGGTCACCCTCAGTGCCTGGACTTTGAGCCTCCTTTCCAGCCCCCCTGGCACCTGGAGTTCTGCGGCCAGTATGAGGAGTTTGGCTGCTGCGACCAGAAGACTGACAACCAGATAGCAGAGAGGTACTGGGACATTATTGACCAGCTGGAAGTGGCGGGGCATGACCTCTGTGAGGACAGCTTGAAGGAAATCATGTGCCAG GAGTGCTCTCCATACGCCGCCCACTTGTATGACGCCGAGGACCCCCACACGCCCGTCAGAGAGCTTCCTGGCCTCTGTTTCGACTTCTGCTCGGAGTTCCATAGCAAATGTGGCCATGTGGTCAAGTACCTAACGGGCAACCAACTGCTGCAGGACACCAGCGAGCGGGACATGTCCACATTCTGCAGCATGGTGGACCTATCCGACCAGGACTACTGCTACCCCAACGTGCTGAAGAGCACCGATCTCAACAGCAACCTGGGCCAGGTGGCCAAGGCCCCCGGGGGCTGTCTCCAGCTGTGCCTGACGGAGGTGGCCAACGGCCTAAGGAACCCGGTGCTGATGCTGCACAGTGGTGATGACACGCACCGCCTGTTCATTGCCGAGCAGGTGGGTTTTGTTTGGGTGTACCTGCGTGACGGCAGCCGCCTGGAAAGCCCCTTCCTGGACATGAGTGGCGAGGTGATGACCACGCCTTGGCCAGGGGACGAAAGGGGCCTCCTGGGCATGGCCTTCCACCCTGCTTACCGCGACAATGGACGCTTTTTCATCTACTACTCGATTCAAGTCAACAGCAAGCTGGAGAAAGTCCGAGTCAGCGAGATGAGGGTGTCTGTAAGTGACATGAATATGGCTGATCCTTACTCAGAGAG TGTCATTTTAGAGATCGAGGAACCCGCTGCCAACCACAACGGAGGCCAGCTGCTCTTTGGTCCGGACGGTTATTTGTACATCTTCACCGGAGACGGCGGCAAAGCAGGCGATCCGTTTGGGAAGTACGGAAACGCGCAAAACCG AAGTGCCCTGTTGGGGAAAGTTCTCCGCATCGATGTGGACGGTAGTGATGTAAGAAGCCGGAAGCAGTACAGGATTCCCAAAGATAATCCCTTTCTGGCCGACCAGGATGCTAGACCTGAGGTGTACGCTTACGGGGTCAGGAACATGTGGAGGTGCTCAGTGGATCGTGGGGACCCCACAAGCCGCTATGGCCATGGACGAATATTCTGTGGGGATGTGGGTCAGAACCGCTATGAGGAGATTGACATCATCGTGAAGGGCGGGAATTATGGATGGAGAGCTAAGGAAGGCTTTGAGTGTTACGACATGAAACTGTGCCACAACTCGTCCTTGA ATGACATCCCGCCTATACACGCGTACAGCCACCATGTCGGCAAGTCTGTGACGGGCGGATACGTCTACAGGGGCTGTGAATCACCCAATCTCAATGGCCTGTACATTTTTGGAGACTTCATGAGCGG GCGCATCATGGCCTTAGAGGAAGACAAGGTGACAGGAAGCTGGAAGGAGAGGAGTGTCTGCATGGGGGACACCAAGACATGTTCCTTTCCTGGTCTCATCAATCATCACCACAAGTTCATCATCTCCTTTGCTGAGGATGAAGCAG gggaaatgtattttctggccACCTCCTACCCAAGTGCCATGTCGCCGACTGGGACGGTCTTCAAATTCATGGACCCATCCAG TGACCGTGATGGACACCAATGA